In Flavobacterium sp. 83, the genomic window AGTCTGATTATTGGGAAAATTGGGATGCCGGGGTAAAAGGAAAATTTGTAATTATTAAAGAATAAAAAATAATCAACTGCTGATTTTTTAAAACGGATCAGCAGTTACTTTAAATTTCATATCAGATTTTACCGTTATGTCTTTAGTAACGGTTTCCTTGATAACTGCTTTAGCTCTTATTTTATAACTCGAAGCTTTGATATATTTATCTAGTTTTTCAGGAGTACAAATTAGATTTATTGTGTTTACGGTGGAATTAATATTGTCTAAATAGGCTAATTCGATTTCATCATTAGCATCTGTTGAAATATACAAATGAATTGATTTTAAGAAACTGAATGTTTTGTCCGTTGGATCAGTTATAGTCAATTTTAATTCAGTCAGTTTTACATCTTTTACTAAATCAGCTTTTGTATTGTTATTTTGAAACTCAGCACTTGAATTTGTAGTGACATCTGGCGTGATTATTTCAGTGGCGAGGTTAAGAGGAAATCCACTGGCTATTTTAAAGCTAGTCTCGTTAGATACTGTAAAAGTCAATAATTTATCGACAACACTACAGGAAACTATAAAAAGAGCAAAAAGTGAAAGTATTGCGTATGTTTTAATTTTCATTGGTTTTTTAATTTTTATGTATTCATTATATAAGGTTAACTCAAAATGGTACTGTATATTTCATGTGTACTTAAATGATTCTTTGCTTTTATTTTAAAAATCATTCGTTTTGTCAAAAAAAGACGGTTTCTGAGGTATAAATAAATAGGATAAATAGCCTATTGAAAAAAAAATAAATATTTTTCAAAATTCAATTTTTCAATTCAAAATATAAAAAGTATTTTTGCGCATGCAACACAACGTACTTATTTTAGATTTCGGATCGCAATATACTCAACTTATTGCGCGTAGAGTTCGCGAATTAAATATATTCTGCGAAATCTTCCCTTACAATCATTTCCCGAGTGATTTATCATCTTATAAAGCAGTAATTCTTGGAGGTAGCCCTTTTTCTGTTAGAGGAGAAGACGCGCCACATCCTGATTTATCTCAAATTAGAGGAAAACTTCCAATGCTGGCTGTTTGTTACGGTGCGCAATATTTATCCCATTTTAGTGGTGGTGAAGTTGCTGCTTCAAACACTAGAGAATATGGTAGAGCCAACTTGTCTTATATAAAAGAGAATGAAATTTTCTTTGAAGGAGTTTCTGAAAATAGCCAGGTTTGGATGAGTCATAGCGATAGTATTAAAGCTTTACCAACAAACGGAGTAAAATTGGCAAGTACACATGATGTCGAATTTGCAGCTTATAAAATTGAAGGCGAAACAACATACGCTATTCAATACCATCCAGAGGTTTTTCACTCTACCGATGGATCAAAAATGTTAGAAAACTTTTTAGTGAAAATAGCGGAAGTTCCTCAGAACTTTACACCAAATGCTTTTGTTAGCGAAATGGTGGCAGAGTTGAAAGAGAAATTGCAAGACGATAAAGTAGTTCTTGGTCTTTCTGGAGGAGTAGATTCTACAGTAGCGGCAGTTTTATTGCACCAAGCTATTGGGAAAAACTTATATTGTATTTTTGTAAATAATGGCTTGCTTCGTAAAAACGAATTCCAAAATGTATTAGATCAATACAAAGGAATGGGATTGAACGTAAAAGGAGTTGATTCAGGAGATCGTTTCTTATCTGAATTAGCAGGTGTAAGTGACCCGGAAACCAAACGTAAAATTATTGGACGTGTATTTATCGAAGTTTTTGATGATGAATCACACCTTATAGAAGATGTAAAATGGTTAGCGCAAGGAACAATTTATCCTGATGTTATTGAATCAGTTTCAGTAAAAGGACCTTCGGCTACTATTAAATCACACCATAATGTAGGTGGTTTACCTGATTACATGAAATTGAAAATTGTGGAACCGCTTCGTATGCTTTTCAAAGATGAAGTGCGCAGAGTAGGAGCTTCGTTAGGAATTGACCCAGAATTATTGGGAAGACATCCTTTCCCAGGGCCAGGACTGTCAATTAGAATTTTAGGAGATATCACGCCAGAGAAAGTTAGAATTTTGCAAGAAGTAGATTCTGTTTTTATCGAAGGATTGAAATCTTGGGGATTGTATGATAAAGTTTGGCAAGCCGGAGCTATTTTACTTCCTGTAAATAGTGTAGGTGTAATGGGTGATGAGCGTACTTATGAAAAAGTAATTGCATTACGTGCCGTTGAATCTACGGATGGTATGACTGCTGATTGGGTACATTTACCGTATGATTTCTTAATGAAAATATCTAATGATATTATTAATAAAGTAAAAGGAGTAAATAGAGTGGTGTATGATATTAGCTCAAAACCGCCAGCAACTATTGAGTGGGAATAATATAATCCCTGCTAATTTCTTCTTTGAACATCATTATTTTTAATGTTCTTTATATAAACGGTATCAAGTTTTGGAACAAAATTTGATACCGTTCCGTTATTAATGATTGAATAATTTTATAAATAAAAATGATGAAATATTTTTTTGCAATTTGTATTACTGCTTTGTTTTTTAACTACAATGTTTTTTCGCAAGAAAAAAACACTACCCATAAAGTGGAGAAAGGAGAAACGATGAGTCAGATTGCAATAAAGTACAACGTTACTCCGTATGATATTTATCAATTAAACCCTGATGCACAAAGTGGATTAAAGCCTAATAGTGTTTTGTTAATTCCAAAAAGTGGAGTGAAACAAAAAACTATAGTGCAAGCTAAGCCAATCGTGAAAACTACAACTCATGAAGTAGCACCGAAAGAAACGCTGTACGGTATAGAAAAAAAATACGGTGTTTCAGATGAAGATTTGAAGAAAGCCAATCCAACTCTTGAAAAAGAAGGGCTGAAAATTGGACAAATCCTTGTTATCCCCTCTAAAAACAGCACTAAGACTGCTACCGCTACTGTAATTCAAGAAAAAGTAGTGTATCACGAGGTACTTCCAAAAGAAACTAAATATTCTATCTCTAAACAATATGGAATTACCATTCAAGAATTAGAGAAAAAAAATCCTGAAATTGTTTCTAATTTACCTATCGGTTATAAATTAATTATCAAGGGCCATCCCGAAACTTCGGGACCAAAAGTGGAGAAAACGATTCCAGTTGTTGAAACCAAAAAAGAAATTGCAAAACCGAATCCTGTAAAGGTTGTGGCAGCCATTAATTATCTAAATTATGAAGTGAAGCCGAAAGAAACACTTTATAGTTTATCAAAAATGTTTGGTATGACTCAGGAAGAGTTAATCACTCTGAACCCAGCTTTGTCTCAAGGTGTAGTGGAAGGAATGATTTTGAAAGTTCCTGGAACGATGACTATTCCGCTGGAAACTAAAAAAGAATACGCTGGATTATCAAAGAAAAGTAGCAACAGAAAAAAGTTAGTATTGCTTTTGCCGTTTAATATGCCAAATATTGAAGGAGATACTCTTAATACCACTGCAATGCGTCTTAAAAAAGACAAGTTTTTGAATATGACTTTGGATTTTTATTCGGGAGCTTTGATGGCGATTGATTCTGCAAAACAAATAGGACTTTCTATCGATGTTAAGATTTATGATTCGCAAGAAACTAAAAACACGTCTAATGTCGCTTCTATAATTAAAGAAAATAATCTGGAAAATTCAGATGCCGTTGTCGGACCTTTTTATCTGACTAACGTGGAGAAAACGGCTGAATTATTGACTCTGAATCAAGTTCCTGTGATTTCTCCTTTATCAAAAGATATTGGGAATTCATTCAGTAATTTGTACCAAACCATTCCAACGGCTACCGCAGTTAAAAATGCCATGTTCGATTATATGAGAGCAAAAGGCGGTAATATTATAGCTGTAGTCGATAAGAAAAAGGAATCAATGGTTCAATTTATAAAAGAGAATCATAAAGATGTAAAATTTTCTGTCCTTGCCGCAAACGGAGCTTTAGCTCCTGAAAATTTAAAAAGTTTATTTGTGAAAGACAAAATAAACTATGTGGTTATGGAAACCGGAAATACAGGAATGATTAAATCAACAATGGCTACTATGTTGAGCGCTATGGCAACGTATAAAGTACAGTTGGTTATTTTAGAACCTAATGAAACACTAGATACCGATGAAATTAATTTTGTGAATCTGACAAAATTGAAATTAATGTATCCTTCCGTAACCCGTGAAAATGAATCTCCTGAAGCTTTAATTTTCGAAAAAGAATATAAAAAGAAAAATAAAATTTTCCCTAGCGCTTTCGCAACTCGTGGTTTTGATATTACTTTTGATACCATGATGCGTTTGTCACAAGATAAAACGTATCAAGAAACGGCTGATACTATCGCTACTGAACAGGTAGATAATAAATTTGAATATTATAAAAAAGAAGAGGGTGGATATACTAATAAAGGTGTTTACATCTTATACTATGACACCGATTTAACAATAAAAGAAGCTAATTAAAAAGTGTTCAGTAATTAGTGTTCAGTGGCAGTAGAATAAAATAATAATAAAATTATGACATCAAAAGTAACATACTTAGGCGATTTAAGAACATCATCAATACATTTGCAATCTGGAAATGAAATCATATCAGATGCGCCATTAGACAATAATGGAAAAGGCGAAGCTTTCTCTCCAACGGATACGGTAGCGAATGCTTTGGCAAGTTGTATGATGACTGTAATGGGAATAAAAGCCCGCGATATGAATCTAGATTTAAAAGGATCTACTGCCGAAGTAACTAAAATTATGAATGCAGAGCCGAGACGAATAGGAACAATAGAAATTACTTTTGATATGTCAGGAACTGACGACCAAAAGAATAAAACGATTCTAGAGCGAACGGCTATGACTTGTCCTGTTTTCTTGAGTTTAAATACTGAAATCGAAAAAAGAATTACTTTTAACTGGAAATAAGATAAAAAGTCGAGAAGCAAGAGACAAAAACAAGAGAAATTAATTCCTCTTGTTTTTGTCTCTTGCTTCTTTTTTATTGAAAAAAAAATGGATAAAAACCAACAACAACTGATTAAACTGGCTCATACCA contains:
- the guaA gene encoding glutamine-hydrolyzing GMP synthase → MQHNVLILDFGSQYTQLIARRVRELNIFCEIFPYNHFPSDLSSYKAVILGGSPFSVRGEDAPHPDLSQIRGKLPMLAVCYGAQYLSHFSGGEVAASNTREYGRANLSYIKENEIFFEGVSENSQVWMSHSDSIKALPTNGVKLASTHDVEFAAYKIEGETTYAIQYHPEVFHSTDGSKMLENFLVKIAEVPQNFTPNAFVSEMVAELKEKLQDDKVVLGLSGGVDSTVAAVLLHQAIGKNLYCIFVNNGLLRKNEFQNVLDQYKGMGLNVKGVDSGDRFLSELAGVSDPETKRKIIGRVFIEVFDDESHLIEDVKWLAQGTIYPDVIESVSVKGPSATIKSHHNVGGLPDYMKLKIVEPLRMLFKDEVRRVGASLGIDPELLGRHPFPGPGLSIRILGDITPEKVRILQEVDSVFIEGLKSWGLYDKVWQAGAILLPVNSVGVMGDERTYEKVIALRAVESTDGMTADWVHLPYDFLMKISNDIINKVKGVNRVVYDISSKPPATIEWE
- a CDS encoding LysM peptidoglycan-binding domain-containing protein, coding for MMKYFFAICITALFFNYNVFSQEKNTTHKVEKGETMSQIAIKYNVTPYDIYQLNPDAQSGLKPNSVLLIPKSGVKQKTIVQAKPIVKTTTHEVAPKETLYGIEKKYGVSDEDLKKANPTLEKEGLKIGQILVIPSKNSTKTATATVIQEKVVYHEVLPKETKYSISKQYGITIQELEKKNPEIVSNLPIGYKLIIKGHPETSGPKVEKTIPVVETKKEIAKPNPVKVVAAINYLNYEVKPKETLYSLSKMFGMTQEELITLNPALSQGVVEGMILKVPGTMTIPLETKKEYAGLSKKSSNRKKLVLLLPFNMPNIEGDTLNTTAMRLKKDKFLNMTLDFYSGALMAIDSAKQIGLSIDVKIYDSQETKNTSNVASIIKENNLENSDAVVGPFYLTNVEKTAELLTLNQVPVISPLSKDIGNSFSNLYQTIPTATAVKNAMFDYMRAKGGNIIAVVDKKKESMVQFIKENHKDVKFSVLAANGALAPENLKSLFVKDKINYVVMETGNTGMIKSTMATMLSAMATYKVQLVILEPNETLDTDEINFVNLTKLKLMYPSVTRENESPEALIFEKEYKKKNKIFPSAFATRGFDITFDTMMRLSQDKTYQETADTIATEQVDNKFEYYKKEEGGYTNKGVYILYYDTDLTIKEAN
- a CDS encoding OsmC family protein; its protein translation is MTSKVTYLGDLRTSSIHLQSGNEIISDAPLDNNGKGEAFSPTDTVANALASCMMTVMGIKARDMNLDLKGSTAEVTKIMNAEPRRIGTIEITFDMSGTDDQKNKTILERTAMTCPVFLSLNTEIEKRITFNWK